Below is a window of Candidatus Omnitrophota bacterium DNA.
CGAATTCGGCCACGTGCGGCTGGGCGGCATCGGCCAGCTGTTGGCGGAGCTCATCGAGCGTCAGACCGGGTTTGAAACGCGCGTGACGGTCCTTGGGCACATCCAGCGCGGCGGCAGCCCGACCGCCTTTGACCGGGTCCTCGGCACGCGCTTCGGGGTGGCCGCCGTCGAACTGGTGGCCGCCGGAAAGTTCGGCACCATGGTCAGCTTAAACGGCAATAAAATCGTGGACGTGCCGATTGAGGCAGGCACCGGCAAACTGAAAACCCTCGATATGGATCTCTATCACATCGCGAAAATCTTCTTTGGATGACCGCCGTCACGGAACCTCGATGCATGTCCACGACGTGATTGCCGTAAGCCTCCGGGAGAGCGCTCAGGTGATGAATGCGCTGCCGGCGGAGCAGATCGCGCGCATCGCGAACGCTTCGCAGATGATGAGCGAGGCCATCCGCGCTGGAGGGAAGATCGTCTGGTTCGGCAACGGCGGCTCGGCCACCCAGAGCCAGCATATGGCGGCGGAATTTGTCGGACGCTTCCGAAAGGACCGCCGGTCGCTGCCGTCGATCTCGCTCACCGAGAATATGGCCAGCGTGACCGCGATCGGCAACGACTACGCGTATGAGCAGATTTTCTCCAGGCAGCTTGAAGGATTAGGGCAAGCCGGAGATGTGGCCCTCGGCCTTTCCACCTCCGGCAATTCGCCGAATGTGATCAACGGCTTGCGGCAAGCCAAGGCCATGCGGATTGCCACCGTCGGGCTGACCAGCGGCTCCGGCGGCGCGATGGCTGGCGTCTGCGACCTGTGCATCTGCGTGCCAAGCCCGGTGACCGCCAGAATTCAGGAAGCCCACTTAGCGATCGGCCACATCCTCTGCGGATTGGTGGAAGATGCCCTCGGCCTATCTCACGGCAGCTGCGCGTCGTAAGATCAGGACGCGCTCCGCCCTCATCCCCCTGGTTCGGCGGGCCGCGGCCCGCGGCCAGCGCATCGTGTTCACCAACGGCTGCTTCGACTTGCTGCATCCTGGCCATGTGAAGCTCTTCGAGCAGGCGAAGCGTGCTGGCGACGTGCTCATCGTCGCCCTCAACAGCGATCAATCGGTCAGGAGGCTTCAGAAGGGCCCCGGGAGGCCGGTGGTCAACCAGCGAGACCGCGCGATGGTCCTGGCCGGGCTCTCCAGCATCGACTACATCACGATCTTCAATGCTCCAACCCCGCAGCGCCTCATCAGTGCCCTTCGCCCCGACGTGCTCGTGAAAGGCGCGGACTGGGCAGCGCACGCGATTGTCGGCCGCCACACTGTCGAGCGACACGGCGGCCGCGTGCTGCGCATCCCGTTGCAGCCAGGGTATTCAACCTCACGGTTAATTCAACGGATCCGCGCGCGAAGGTAACCGCAACATCCCGGACGTCGATCCTCCGCTTGATTGACGCGAATGCGAATCGGGCGATGGAGGGCCTGCGCGTCTGCGAAGATATCGTCCGCTTCCATTATGCCAAGCCGCAACTCACCCGGAGGCTCCGAAGCCTCCGCCACGGCATCGCGCGGGCCGTGCGCGCGCTCCCCATCGATGTGACGGAACTGCTTCGCGCCCGAGATAGCCGCCACGACGTGGGCAAGCGCGCCGCGGCTTCCTCCGTGGCATCACTCGAGCAATCGCTGCTGATCAATTTCCAGCGAGCGAAAGAATCGCTGCGAGCGCTCGAAGAATGTTCCCGGCTCATTACCGTGAGCCATAGCCGGGCATTTCAACACTTGAGATTCCAAGCCTATGCGCTCGAACGTGAAATCCTCTTGGCAATTGTACGTCATCGTTGACCGGGCTGCGGTTGGTTCTCGCAACCTGGCTGAGCTAACGTCTGCTGCCATTCGTGGCGGAGCCGACGTCATTCAGCTACGCGATAAAGCCGCGACACCCCAGCGCCTCACCGAAGAGGCGCGGCGGCTGCTGCCGCTGACGAACGCCGCAGGCATTCCGCTCATCATCAACGATCACATCGATGTGGCGCAAGCGGTCGATGCTGCCGGCGTGCATCTTGGGCAAGCGGATGCCTCAATCGCCGAGGCTCGGCGGCTCCTCGGCCCATCAAAACTCATCGGTCAATCCACGCATAGCCTCGAGCA
It encodes the following:
- a CDS encoding D-sedoheptulose 7-phosphate isomerase, with the translated sequence MHVHDVIAVSLRESAQVMNALPAEQIARIANASQMMSEAIRAGGKIVWFGNGGSATQSQHMAAEFVGRFRKDRRSLPSISLTENMASVTAIGNDYAYEQIFSRQLEGLGQAGDVALGLSTSGNSPNVINGLRQAKAMRIATVGLTSGSGGAMAGVCDLCICVPSPVTARIQEAHLAIGHILCGLVEDALGLSHGSCAS
- the rfaE2 gene encoding D-glycero-beta-D-manno-heptose 1-phosphate adenylyltransferase is translated as MPSAYLTAAARRKIRTRSALIPLVRRAAARGQRIVFTNGCFDLLHPGHVKLFEQAKRAGDVLIVALNSDQSVRRLQKGPGRPVVNQRDRAMVLAGLSSIDYITIFNAPTPQRLISALRPDVLVKGADWAAHAIVGRHTVERHGGRVLRIPLQPGYSTSRLIQRIRARR
- a CDS encoding thiamine-phosphate pyrophosphorylase: MIDANANRAMEGLRVCEDIVRFHYAKPQLTRRLRSLRHGIARAVRALPIDVTELLRARDSRHDVGKRAAASSVASLEQSLLINFQRAKESLRALEECSRLITVSHSRAFQHLRFQAYALEREILLAIVRHR
- the thiE gene encoding thiamine phosphate synthase; translation: MRSNVKSSWQLYVIVDRAAVGSRNLAELTSAAIRGGADVIQLRDKAATPQRLTEEARRLLPLTNAAGIPLIINDHIDVAQAVDAAGVHLGQADASIAEARRLLGPSKLIGQSTHSLEQALAADLAGADYIGLGPLFPTPTKPTYGSIGLDLINEVQSRVGIPIICIGGINQTNVEQVIAAGARCVAVVRAICAAPDPESATRTLKQTLL